The following is a genomic window from Parabacteroides johnsonii DSM 18315.
CTGTAAGGAAGGGAAGAAAGAGCAATTTGCCCGTCTGGTTCAGGAATGGCAGGGGAAAGAGATCGTGTTTCCACAGGATATGGCGTTCACCCGTTTCGTCACCGAGTCGGTGGACTATCGGATACCCGATGCGGAATATAAAGTATTGGTTTACGTCGATTCGGTCGGGTGTACCAGTTGCAAACTGCAATTGCCGAAATGGCAAGAGTTGATCGCCCATGTCGATTCGGCAACAAACGGCAACATTCCGTTCATCTTCGTCTTCCAGTCGAAAGACGACCGTGAGTTGCGGTACATCCTGAAACGTGACAACTTCGACCGCCCGGTCTGTATCGACCGGAACAATCGGTTCGACGAGCTGAACCAATTTCCGCAAGATATCACCTTCCAGACCTTCCTGCTTGACAAGGACAACAAGGTGAAAGTAATCGGCAACCCGGTGCACAACTTGGCAGTCAGGGATTTGTATCTGAAACAGATAACCGGCATACAATATCAAGAAGCATTGCCCAAAACAACCCTCGAAACGGAACAAGCGGAATACGATTTGGGAACGGTCAAAGAGGGAACAACCAAGAAGCAAGCGGTCACAGTCCGAAATACCGGAACAAGCGTCTTCAAGTTGAAAGGTTTTACCACCTCTTGCGATTGCACCGAAGCAACCTGCGACTGGAAAGAACTGCAACCGGGAGAGAGCGGAACAGTTACGGTCAGTTACGAAGCGGAACAGCCGGGAGATTTTTATCGAACGGTAGAGATATATGGAAATATTCCCAATAACTCGCTGATGGTGAGTTTTATCGGGACAGTTAAATAGAACAATTAACAGGAAAAAGAAAGGAGTTCCTGCCTACCGCCTCACAAACGTTAGCAGAAACTCCCGGACTTTTCCTCATTCAATAACTAATAAAGAAGGAGGTGAGCACAAAAGTAGTAAATTTAGGAACAACAGCAAAAGGGTTGGGAATCACCCATTCCGGGAAATGAAACTGGACAAAAGATTCAAAACTAATTATAAGTCTATAAACCCCATCAAAATAATACGAAAATGGGAAAGAAAATCATCGGCGTTATCGCTTTTGCTGCAATCGCCGTAGCGGCAGGCTGGAATTATCAGCAGAATAAACAGGATGTTGAACTCTCTGACTTGGCGTTGGAAAACATCGAGGCGTTAGCAAGAAATGAAGGTGGAAAGAACAATAAGGCATTGGCGCAAAAGGCGAATGGAGAATATTGTTGTACTCCTTTAGACGGTAATAACTGTACTCAATCACCGGCCTGTTAGAAGGTAGGAGATATGTCAAAATTCAATTTGTAAGAAATATCTTATAAGATAAATTTTGACATATCTTTTTGAATACTTCTAATCATCAAATTATTTCAAATGGGAAAGTATATTTTTTTTCATGATAAACAGAGAGTCTGGCTTTTTGCTTGCTGGGTCTTTATCGCATTCGGTTGCCTTCCTAAGGAACAGAGGTTTGCATCTGTTCCTGGCATAGAAGTGGACGTAGCTTCAGATACAGAGTTAAAATTGTCAGAATACTTTGAGAATTTTCGAATGCTCAAGCTTCCGACAGATACTCTTATGGGAGAGATAAAAAGTATAAAGTGTGAAAATAATAAAATTTATATTTCTGATGGACTGACTCTTTTTATTTTCTCCGAAGAAGGGGAATTAATCTCTTGCTTTGAGAAAAGAGGTGAAGCTCCAGATGAATATTCTGGGATTTCAGATTTTGTGATAGACGGTGAAGATATTATAATATTGGATAGGAATCAACAAAAAACAATAACGTATGATCATTTAGGAAATAATATTTCAACATTTCATCTCGAATACTATGCACAAGCTATTTCACCGATAGTGAATAATACGTTTTTTTTATATAACGGATTTGATACAGGTCACAAATTGCATCGGATTAGAAATTGGAAAGAGGATTCCGTATTTTTGGAAGTAAATAAAGACCAAACAGGATACTTGTTCATATTCGCTCATCACAATTTTTATCAAGATCATGACTCTGTTTATTTTTTTCAACCGATCAATGATACTATTTACAAGTCTGTTGACGGCGGAAGTATGGACCCGCTTCTCTACATCGATTTTAAAGGGAAAAATATACCTACATCTTTTTTCAGTGATAAGAAATATGAAAACGTTAAAGATTTTTTCGACAATTTGCATAAGAGATCTTATGCCTATGGCGTTTATAGTTTTATAAGAAGTGAACGATTCACGATGTTCGGCAGTTTTTATCAGAAAAATAAAAAATTAACCTTATTCGATCATAAAAATAAATTATCGAATACTTTCGGTACAATTAAAGATGACGTTTGTTTCAAGGGTTTGACGATCCCTATATCCCAGTTTATTTATCATGCAAATAAGAGCGGTTCTATCATTGTCCCGCTGGAAGCTTATTCTGTAGTTGAATGGCGGAATACACACACACCGTCTGAGCCATTTGAAAGTCTAATCAATACAACTCGGGAAGATGATAATCCATTGCTTTTGATCTTCGATTTCAAACAATAGAGCCAACTTGCAAAAGTTATTTTTGTCATAAATGCACTGATTGACTGTTCTGCTGTTTAAAACGATCTAAAAGCTTTAAAAATGAATTTTGTCGGAATTGATGAATAAAAAAAGAAAGGAGTTCCTGCCTATAGCCTCACAAACTTCAGCAGAAACTCCCGGACTTTTCCTCATTCAATAACTAATAAAGAAGGAGGTGAGCACAAAAGTAGTAAATTTAGAAATAACAACAAAAGGGTTAGAAATCACCCGTCTCGGGAAATGAAACCGGACAAAAGATTCAAAACTAATTATAAGTCTATAAATCCCTAAAAATAAAACGAAAATGGGAAAGAAAATTATCGGCGTTATCGCTTTTGCTGCAATCGCCGTAGCGGCTGGCTGGAATTACCAGCAGAACAGAAACGATGTCAAACTTTCGGATTTGACATTAGCTGATGTAGAAGCATTAGCAGACAAAGAAGTTGGATGTGTAAATGGAACTCAGAATACCCGATACTGTTTTCTTTCCAACGGAAGATATAAATGTGACTCTTATTGGATTTGGAATTGTGTGACAGAAGTTAATAATTAAAATCAAATAGGTATTGAAAGTCTTTGCCATAAATGTTTAATACAATGGCAAAGACTATATTTGTTCTTGTTATAAAGATAGTTACAGTTATAATAAAGAGAAACGAAGATACTTTATTATTTATATTACATAAACCTGTTCATATGGCAATAAAATTACAAGCAAGCATTTTCCTCTTTAGTCTGCTTATACTGATCGGATGCCGGAATGTCCGGAATGAGAGTTCGGAAATAAAAGACGATCCGCAAATAATGAATGTATCCGGGCAAAAGCAGTTATACATGGGAGAGACAGACTATCCTACATCCGGAACGATCCGTTATTATGAACAGGATGGCAAATCCTATGTTGTTCAATGCAATGACAGGATGCGTACAATTGCTGTTTATGATTATACCACCGGTAAAAAGGTGGGGGAAAAAGATGTCAGCCGGTTATTGCCAGGAGGTGAATTGTTTGCCTATAACAGTGACACGATCGTTTCGACAATAGATGCCGACCCCTCGATCGTCTCCTTTTATTGTCCAGAAAACCGATCATCTATGAATGTTCCGGTTGTTGTGGAGGAACATCATATCGAACAGTATCCGCGCTGTTTTCCGGAAGGGGCTATTTTTATGAATGGAAAGTGGTATTTTTCCTGTTATAGATTAGGAGAATATCCGGAATTGATGGACAAAGGGAAAGATCGTCTTCCTGTATTGGAAGTCGATTTCCAAAAAGATAAATGGGAATTTATCGGAGGATATCCGGAGTTGTATGCACAAAACAATATGGGAAGTCTGAATTATTGGGTTCCTTTCATATGCGGGAATACGGAAGAAAACAAAATATTAATTGGCTACAGTGCGTCTCCGGACATACATATCTATTCGGTAAAAGAGCGAACAACAGAGTCTGTGTCAATAAAAAGCATTTATGCAGATACAATACCTCTGCCTTTGACTAAAAAAGGAAGAGACTATTTTTCAGATTCTGATTCTTATTATCACTTTGCGCAGTATCCCCACTACGGCCCTCTTTGTTATGATCCTTGGAAAAGACTATATTACCGGTTTGTCGGTATTGGATTAAATGACTGGGAACTGGATAAAAATCCAT
Proteins encoded in this region:
- a CDS encoding DUF1573 domain-containing protein: MNYKWIIWVALVLFSSCKEGKKEQFARLVQEWQGKEIVFPQDMAFTRFVTESVDYRIPDAEYKVLVYVDSVGCTSCKLQLPKWQELIAHVDSATNGNIPFIFVFQSKDDRELRYILKRDNFDRPVCIDRNNRFDELNQFPQDITFQTFLLDKDNKVKVIGNPVHNLAVRDLYLKQITGIQYQEALPKTTLETEQAEYDLGTVKEGTTKKQAVTVRNTGTSVFKLKGFTTSCDCTEATCDWKELQPGESGTVTVSYEAEQPGDFYRTVEIYGNIPNNSLMVSFIGTVK
- a CDS encoding NVEALA domain-containing protein, whose product is MGKKIIGVIAFAAIAVAAGWNYQQNKQDVELSDLALENIEALARNEGGKNNKALAQKANGEYCCTPLDGNNCTQSPAC
- a CDS encoding 6-bladed beta-propeller; the protein is MGKYIFFHDKQRVWLFACWVFIAFGCLPKEQRFASVPGIEVDVASDTELKLSEYFENFRMLKLPTDTLMGEIKSIKCENNKIYISDGLTLFIFSEEGELISCFEKRGEAPDEYSGISDFVIDGEDIIILDRNQQKTITYDHLGNNISTFHLEYYAQAISPIVNNTFFLYNGFDTGHKLHRIRNWKEDSVFLEVNKDQTGYLFIFAHHNFYQDHDSVYFFQPINDTIYKSVDGGSMDPLLYIDFKGKNIPTSFFSDKKYENVKDFFDNLHKRSYAYGVYSFIRSERFTMFGSFYQKNKKLTLFDHKNKLSNTFGTIKDDVCFKGLTIPISQFIYHANKSGSIIVPLEAYSVVEWRNTHTPSEPFESLINTTREDDNPLLLIFDFKQ
- a CDS encoding NVEALA domain-containing protein translates to MGKKIIGVIAFAAIAVAAGWNYQQNRNDVKLSDLTLADVEALADKEVGCVNGTQNTRYCFLSNGRYKCDSYWIWNCVTEVNN
- a CDS encoding DUF4221 family protein is translated as MAIKLQASIFLFSLLILIGCRNVRNESSEIKDDPQIMNVSGQKQLYMGETDYPTSGTIRYYEQDGKSYVVQCNDRMRTIAVYDYTTGKKVGEKDVSRLLPGGELFAYNSDTIVSTIDADPSIVSFYCPENRSSMNVPVVVEEHHIEQYPRCFPEGAIFMNGKWYFSCYRLGEYPELMDKGKDRLPVLEVDFQKDKWEFIGGYPELYAQNNMGSLNYWVPFICGNTEENKILIGYSASPDIHIYSVKERTTESVSIKSIYADTIPLPLTKKGRDYFSDSDSYYHFAQYPHYGPLCYDPWKRLYYRFVGIGLNDWELDKNPLLQYQKKWSVMIFDRSFKKLGEKAIGDKYNTIYHFVSPEGLYILDKDKNEDIATYSLFTVNL